From the Pseudorasbora parva isolate DD20220531a chromosome 2, ASM2467924v1, whole genome shotgun sequence genome, the window AAACGGGGGAAACAGCACTTACACTAAAAGGAATACTACAacttttttagaaatagggcttattcaacattgctactttgctacatttagatatgtggggaaatgcattttaagctaagctagcggcgaccctgccaaactaaaacaatgcatgcactgcccacaaatgcatttgcccacatatctaaatgtctaaagttgaataagccctatttcttaaaacggtggagtgttcctccTTGTAGATATGCgtctttatgttgtatttatttgtcctattgtcatttgtttatacgtatatattttattactgaccgattacttgaaaacgttttacttatattaagcaattattgctgtggtttacttttaagatgttggttatatttcccaccccaagcgatcgtgttattaaagatagatagcACACCCTGGACcagccttttttgtttttgtaaaaccaaacaagattcatgcattttgtttgttttattgccatgtgtgactattgtgcatctaacataatatgGTTAATATTGCTtcctaattataaaaataaataaaaatgtttgcaaatttatggaagtgaccaccacaaaataaaaactaattttggtcaCCAAATAAAGatatatctgtgtgtgtatgtgtatatattatatatctctagatatattatatatagatCTCGATCTCCtggtgggattgagctatgaataatacgtttactaatactttgttcaattgaaataaattcaataatataagtttaagtatttgagtgattctgcatttcctatgcatgtttttttttattgcgtgatataggtcttaaattttattcataatggccttaaaaaggtcttagaaaagtcttaaatttgacttggtgaaacctgcagataccctgtaTATGATCAGTCAGTATCTCTCATATAACtccatattttgttttccaGTGAACCAAAGTCTTTGGATCAGGCCACGCGGTCCCTGCGCGGAGTCATGCGTGTTGGGCTGGTAGCTAAAGGTCTCTTGCTGAAGGGAGATCTTGACCTGGAGCTTGTGCTTTTGTGCAAAGACAAACCCACCATCACCCTGCTGAAAAAAGTGTCTGAGAACCTTGCTGTGCAGCTTAAGGTATACCTGCATCtgtaattttaacattttagacataaataaataatgtgtaAACCTCATTGATTTGTCCTGCAGCTCATCACAGAAGAAAAATATGACGTTAAACCATGTATCCGCGATGCCACCATTGTCATCAAAAACTCCAAAGAGCCACCGCTGACCCTCACTATTCACCTGACTTCACCCCTCGTGAGGGAGGAGGCTGAGAAACAGGCTGCCGGGGGTAGGTTTGAAAATCACATGCCTATAGTTCCTCTAACCACCTCCACGACCCCAGAGACAGGCAAATACAGTTGGGATGAACTCAGGCAGGGATATTGTTTATTGGGCCTTCAATGGAACTTGGGGATATTGTGTACAGGCTAGTCATGTAACACAGATTATGTTTACTGCCATCTGAAGTCTTGCAGTTCCATGCAGaattatgttaaaaatgttGATGGCCCAATATACAGTAACATAAGTGATGGGTAAAGCTTTAAGTAAGACCCAGTTCCCTTTGAAGTATTTAAAAGGAGAGTTTACTGAAGGCTTACTGAGAATTAAGAAACAAAATCACAAACCTTGTTGTTTGCATGTGTTCATATAATGGAGAAGAAATGGAACAGTTTGCATTGCAGCAAAAATGAGAAGCGGAAGTATTGTCAAGCTCTGGTTTGTTCGCCAGGTCTTGTTGACAGAGCCTTTCTCAAAGAGGCTGTACGGAGGGCAGGAGGGTTATAGATAATGCTAGACCGATATTAGGACACAATGTAACGCATAAATTAGACTCCATAAATTAAATGCAACGCAATAAAATATGGTCACAGTATCTCAAATAATCTGTAGGTAAGACCGTTTTGGGACAACTTTTAAATCAAGTCAAAATCTTTTccgttgtttttttgttaaatttttactttttgttttttaggGCTAGAGTGTTGGGATAGGGAAAATACTGAAATAACTTGTTTGGGTTAGAGAAAACAATTGACCTATCGCTAAACCCTGCTTTGCAATCCTATCTTGGCAGCTTTCGCCATTCTCCATTTTTATCTGACAAATGTCTGGTCTTTTCAGTTGTTTGTCCATAGAAGTTATGTCTGTTTGCataattgaaataaattgaCATGTTATTAGACTTGCTTCCCCCCACATTTGTAGTAATGCCTAAATTTGTTCTTAGGTTAAAGTTAACTGAATGCCATGTTATTTCTTATCTATTCTCGTTGTTATACAGACAATAGAAACTGATTTGCCATCCTACAATCACTTTAAAACGCTTCTCCCTTTTCTTGTAACTTTCTGCTGTATTGTCTTAAAGACATACAGATAATAAAGCTTTGCTGTGTCACCGTTTAATCCAATCCATGCAGTCAAGTTGTGCCCCTTTCTGAGTGCATTTTGCTTCAAATCTCTAGTTGGTTCCTTCGAAACAGGTGGCTGGGCTTAGCGACGGGTCAATTGAGAGCAAACTTAAGGCTGAACTCAAAGCCTAGCCCTATCTGTGACCCCATGGTTACTGACGCCTGCCTTTGACCATCACAAGCCATCAGTTTTGCTGCAGTGTGGACTCGTTTTGATCATACCTCTTGTGTATCTGACTACTGCTGTCTGTGGTTCAAAATCTGATTCTCTCTGTCAAGCCTTCTAGTTTGTCAATTTTAGGGACGCTGGACCTTTGACCAACTGGACGCTCTCTGTCTCGGAAGGGGCAAGGCAGTGCACCCAGAAAAACAAACTAGGGGGTGAGGGGGAGGGGTTCCCCCATGTCACACCAACTCACAAAGGACCTTAGATCTCACTGATACACATATTATATTTAGCCAGACTTGAACCTCCTTATAACATTCACTCATGCCTCAAAATACAGCTGCAAGGGTTCTGTTCCAAATCATAGTGTGCTGCCTACCTAGATGCCATCTATAAGCAGGAACTTTGCATACATTTCTGCATTTTGGCAAGAGGCTTTCATCCAAAAGCGATATTATGTTTTTATACAAGCTCagttaaatatttaattcaattttGAAATGTGATTACAGTTTAGTTAAAATGGTTCTGTCTAAAACTATTTtggtgtactgtattttttttttacttgcacGTATTTGAATAAGCTAGAACATTTTATATGCATGTtttgaaatgtttgaaaatAATTAGATTTAAATTATCTCTAGCCTACTAATCAACTTAGTGATTATGCTTTTATTAAAAGGCTCATTCAAAGTCACATTcaaaatatttgtgttgaaaatcAGTTAGGAAACGACTAGATTAATCCATTTTATTGTCAAAGTGTAGCCTCACTTGGGTTTGGAACAGAGCCATATGCTCCACCCACTTGTAGGTTTCTGTCCATGCTGATGTGTACTATCACAGGAAGGGTTGCTTTTGTTTGGGGGGGTTCCCCCTCCTCTCCCCTCCACTGCCTTTGGTAGGGGTCATCTGCCTCCTCCCCCCCTGGCCGTGAGACAGAAAAACCCCTTGGTCAAACTGTACCTTGTCTTCTTATTCCACCTGCCAATAGAAACGCTATCAGTCAACGATCCCCCGGATGTACTGGACAGGCAGAAATGCCTGACTGCCTTGGCGTCCCTCCGCCACGCCAAGTGGTTCCAGGTTTGCATCTTGTCTTTATTTGTCTTCTAGTAGTTgagtttgtttttaattttgtaattgtgttaACCTTATTTCATGCTGGATTTTTTTCAGTTTGTGTGGATTTTTTTCTTTAGTGTATGTGTGTAGGTTTTATTTGTGGGAGTGTATTTGCCTCTGGTAAAATGTCATATTCTTGCTGGATAGGTTTGAATTGTGTTGCCAAGGACATCTTTGTCAATGCTGTCTGACCTGACTGGCTAATTTAAATAAGTTTATTACTtcgataatgtttttttttacccttgtGGCATGTCATCATCTGATACTTTTACAGtccagtttaatttttttaaacgccTTAATTTTAActctaaatattttaatgcaaatgtCAGGTGCAATATTTCTGAAGCCGGCTGTACCGTTTGACTCATGACTTGCCTGGGCCATGTTGCTATAGAATATTTCCCCTGATGTCATCAAATTTTCCTTAATATTCTGGGTTCAATGCATCAGCATCTTTTGCATAATTTTGTTCGCCACAGTTAATTTTGATGACCTGTAGCGTTATAATGGAATTAAGGCAAGGACaaaagtatttaaatgcacCACTTTTCAAAAGTCTAGCCATGACACCTGTGCAAAGTTAGATCCAGTATTTCAACTCTTGTCGATAATATAAATCCTGAAAAACCTGTAGCTTTTGCATGATACATACACGGAAACCAAAAAGGGTTGATATGTGCCTAATCTATcgtgattttcacaaaaataagcAGCACAAATGTTTTCCACATAGGTAATTATTGCAGAAATAACAAACATATTCCTTCCTTTTAATAGTATTACCGTTACTTGAATTGTTTTGctgtaataaattataatattaattctCTGTGCTACTTTCACTGcatttttatcaaaaaaatgCTGCCTTGGCGACAGACTTCTTACAAAAACGTGAccaaatcttactgaccccaaacgttTAAATGGTAGTGTAATTATCCATAAATCACTAGatcatcaaaagtaaatgttAGTTACAGTGCTAAGGGACCTGCTTTGAACTTTATAGATCATGTATTAAACAGTGATTTGTGCTGTTTTTTTAGTGTATTCATGCAGCTGCATTTCCCCATATTTTAATCCAGATCTTGTATCCACTAGCACATTCTCACGTGTATCAACTCATGATATATCTAATCAGAAGGCCAGCCACAAACACAAGCTTTGTTCCTCATTTCTTGAGCATATATTTAATCTGCTCTCTTAATGTCTCATATGTAGCTTCTCAACTGAGTAATATGCTCTCTTTGTTTTTTGTACCTCTTAATCATTTGTCGCCCTCTATATATTAATGCTTATCGACACATTATTCAGTATCGGCAACTCAccccttttgttttgtttgtttattgttttggtGTTGTGCCACATTAAGTCCATGAGATAAACCAATTTATTGTACCCCTCCTGCTTTTGTCTCTAGGCCAGGGCTAATGGACTCCGCTCCTGTGTGATTGTCATCCGTATCCTTAGGGACCTCTGTGCTCGTGTTCCCACCTGGGCCCCTTTGCGAGGATGGGTAAGTACGAAAACAACCCAAAAACATGGAGGtggtcaatgttttttttaaattgcagcATAAGCTGGTATAAATTTCCATTGTGGTGCAAAGCAGCACTGCATGGGTGTTCATTCTAATCAGACTGCATCTGCATGCAAAATCCCCTACTCTGAGTAGTTACTTGTTCTGGAGGAAAAATAGTATGTTCTATATAGCATGTGTGTGtcgtatgaatgtaatctggatgTGCTACATttgccatgttgtcattattgtGACCTACCAGCCTCAGTTTTTGCTTACCTGctattcacaaatcctctcgtATGGCCTCATTGGATAGTAAAGCATCCATTGTGTGCACTTTAGAATCTCGCCAGTATTAGTATCCTAGTAACGTTCTTAATCTTTTGAGTACTGTCAATTCTGACATTTTttctactatatagtagggaagtatgtgATTTTCAGATGCAGACAAAATTTAGTTTTGAAATGTAGAATAtgtaagtgattttttttttcttcgatgtttttaaaacattagtaGTTATGGCACCTCTAAACTACAAAAATGCTTTTATCAATTTATTTCATTACAATTTACATGGATATTCAAGGAGGGAAAAACAAAGTACATTTTTCCATTAAATTGTGTATTGTAATTGGCAATTTGAGAATTACCTAAATTTTTGCTATAAATGTatactgggtaaacccagcctgttCTGCTGGTGAGTTGATTTCACCTTTTagctgtacattcatttctactgcttctattACACTTTTGTgagaaccaatcacagactggcttatccacctggcacgctattggcgtgtttaacatgatgacagatagagaagcgatgggatGTTGcttgttgatcacacctcttgtggtctgattggttgaaggactttccagttgcgtacagagtcacttgaataatgctcatttatcaagcctcttgtgcagtagaatatacagagcagactccccagaccaatgttcaatcttaaattgagcttggtctggtgataggtAGACAACTATAAACgtagatatttttttcttttttcttattATGAACAATATAAGCAAACCTTTCATTTATATGTTGGCATCCATGTAATGCAGCCCTTGTTTCTTGAAGCCCTTAGAACTGCTGTGTGAGAAGGCGATTGGCACTGGGAATCGGCCAATGGGAGCAGGTGAAGCTCTCCGCAGAGTTCTTGAGTGTCTTGCATCTGGAATCCTCATGGCTGGTTAGTCCACCACCGTTGGCATCtaaaataattacaataaaGACTTCTACATCTTATTACAGTAGTACAGTATTAGAGACCATTTTGAGTGCATTCAACATGTTTAGCTGTTAAATGTACTGGGTACTGTTGTTGTATTAACCAAACAGCAGTATAGAATACAACAAAGTATAGAATACAACAAAAAATACTTTAGAAATTTCTCTATTTTAATGTATAAATATCTGTTTTGAGATGGTTCAGGCATTTGTGACCcttgtgaaaaggaaccaacaGATGCCATTAGTCACATGGATCGCCAGCAACGAGAGGACATTACTCAGAGTGCTCAGGTTTGTCCACAAATTACTTTGTGTTATTACATTTTTGCGTTAATTTGTTTAGAGATCTAATTTGAGCACTATGGGTGATGGTTGTAATGCTCTTTTTATTGACAGCATGCCTTAAGGCTTTCAGCTTTTGGCCAGCTCCACAAAGTACTCGGTATGGATCCTCTTCCTTCAAAAATGCCTAGAAAACCACGCAGTGACACTCCTATTGACTACACGGGTAAGATGGTGTGGCTGTGGATATTTTtctatttgtttttgtgaaactgCATCCATCCTTTTTGAGTGATaaacttgaattttttttttgttgtctttGCATAGTTCAAATCCCACCCAGCACAACCTATGTTCCACCTATGAAACGCCCCATGGAGGAGGAGGAGTCTACTGATGAGAAGAATCCaaacaagaagaagaagaaattgCAAAAGAAATGTAAATGTTCTTCATATGTGTATAATTTGCTTGTAGTGGAGGTTTGCACTTAACTCCTAACTTGTTTTTGCCGTTCAGCTCCAGAGGAGAAAGCAGATCCGCCACAGGCCATGAATGCCCTGATGCGTCTGAATCAGCTGAAGCCGGGTCTACAGTACAAACTCATCTCTCAGACTGGTCCCGTCCATGTGCCGGTTTTCACCATGGCTGTAGAGGTGGATGGGAAGAACTTTGAAGCTTCTGGTCCTTCCAAACGCACTGCTAAACTACATGTAGCTGTCAAAGTAAGAAACATTGGTGAATTATTTGTCTAATGGGTCTGAAACACtttaaagtgtttgtttttgccACAAAAGCTACATGAACCCAGAGCTACATTGACCCAATTTAATTTCTTAGTGATTCAGAGTCTTTaaaatttaaaggggtgatgaattgagaaatcaactttcccttgtgTGTTTGATAGAtaaaaaggtcatggtaatataagaatatcctctaagtttcagagctgaaaacttctttgttagtcaaagaaaagcttttatagacaccacgCTCAGCAAGCGGTCTTGTGGTTCATACTTGCGTCATTGCACAACAAAACACCGCCTCTATAGCGCGTAGTCTATAGTAGCCTcgtagcctcgcccaccgactcatggagggctcgtgctagctggtcaagaccaataaacatgccgaggaagatggCAAGATATggcggttcacgcttatatcatccgatcttgcgggctatgtgtaatataaaagtaATAGTCGAATCAGTCGAGGGTGGatcagaaataaatcattgtgtttgtttgatgaagacgtttatgagccctgtgatcgagaaaatcattccggttgccacttctccctcaatctcttcTTTCCCTGAACTGACAGcgtatgtgttttgtcaagctcattaaatatgcaaacctTGTCCAatccgtgggcgtttacttccaagtctccagtacagcacgcccaccaaaacccagcattcaggagagagcctcaaaaccagtgtagaaaatagcctattggttatgatgtttttaaatgtaaaaaccacacaaacatcatgtTGACCTCAAGCaacagtatacttttttttttaaagccagttcatgacacctttaatgatGATTTTCCTTTTCAACATAACTATTCATTTCTGATGTTGAATATTCATATAGAAAACTTAAATCAGATTTTGCCTGTGAATTTTTGCAGCCTTAGCAGaattagttttttaaaaaaattttccTTTTCTCCAGGTTTTGCAAGATATGGGTCTGCCAACAGGAGTGGAGCAAAAAGTAGCTGAACAGGTGAAACCGGATGAGCCAGTGACCACACAAGAGACTTTGCCCCCAGTGACCCAAATGGAGCCAGAAGCGGCACCAACTTCAGACAGCCCCACTGATGAGGTATTGAAAACCAACTTTAGAACGTAAATCAACATAGTGGCCTGTAAGGACAAATTTATAATTTCTACAGATTGCATTACATTTTAAGAAAATTCTTAATCAAATCATGATCAAGCAATTTTATACCATGGTCTGTCTTAAATCTcgattggctggaaggtgtgcaaGTTGGTTCCAAGTCTCTTTGATCATTGTTCTATATTAATTAGCTGTTTTCTTTGAAGCGCGCGCACACCACTCAAACACAGTGCccataaagacatttataataaatgctgttcttttgaactttctattcatcaaagaatcctaataAAATGTATGAGTTTTCACAAATTAATTATGCAGTCTGTTTttgacattgataataatacatgtttcttgagcagcaaatcaggaAGAATCATGTGAACACTGAAGACTGCTGTCATTggaaataaaatactttttaacgtatttaaattgaaattttgCCGTATTTCTGGTCAAATAAATTAGGCCTTTGCGAGCATAAGAAAACAACCAAACATTTCATTTGAATAATTTACTTTTAATCATGTTGTTCATGGAGGAAAGTGTAAATTAAACTTAATTGATTTAATTTTGTCTGGTTAGTCGCACCTAAGCTCTAGTTTTGTTGTTCAGTCTTACAAGAGCTTCTTTCTTCATGCTTGCTCTCAGACCGCTCGGCAGCAGGGGCCTATCCTTACCAAACATGGAAAGAACCCTGTCATGGAGCTCAATGAAAAACGCAGAGGACTGAAGTACGAGCTTATCTCTGAGACCGGTGGAAGCCACGACAAACGCTTCGTCATGGAGGTGAGGACATGTCGTCATAGATACATTCTAGTTTACATATCGTGTCCTTTCTAAGATCGAATTTGcatcaaaaaattatttattttagacagataaaataacaataactgcTGCTTTTCATTGTTTTTCATTCCTGCTTTCAGGTGGAGATCGACGGACAGAAGTTTCAAGGTACTGGATCCAATAAGAAGGTGGCGAAGGCCTACGCAGCGCTGGCAGCCCTGGAGAAGCTTTTCCCAGAAGGCTCCAACTCAGaggcaaaca encodes:
- the ilf3b gene encoding interleukin enhancer-binding factor 3 homolog isoform X3, producing MPPPLRHRSMRIFVNDDRHVMAKHSAIYPTQEELEGVQNMVSHTERALKAVSDWLDEQEKGNTKGNTMESDGDCDKETEPKSLDQATRSLRGVMRVGLVAKGLLLKGDLDLELVLLCKDKPTITLLKKVSENLAVQLKLITEEKYDVKPCIRDATIVIKNSKEPPLTLTIHLTSPLVREEAEKQAAGETLSVNDPPDVLDRQKCLTALASLRHAKWFQARANGLRSCVIVIRILRDLCARVPTWAPLRGWPLELLCEKAIGTGNRPMGAGEALRRVLECLASGILMADGSGICDPCEKEPTDAISHMDRQQREDITQSAQHALRLSAFGQLHKVLGMDPLPSKMPRKPRSDTPIDYTVQIPPSTTYVPPMKRPMEEEESTDEKNPNKKKKKLQKKSPEEKADPPQAMNALMRLNQLKPGLQYKLISQTGPVHVPVFTMAVEVDGKNFEASGPSKRTAKLHVAVKVLQDMGLPTGVEQKVAEQVKPDEPVTTQETLPPVTQMEPEAAPTSDSPTDETARQQGPILTKHGKNPVMELNEKRRGLKYELISETGGSHDKRFVMEVEIDGQKFQGTGSNKKVAKAYAALAALEKLFPEGSNSEHPTGFGMVSGPPADMMANPRGRGRGRGRGRGRGFNNGGGFNQGGYGTYGYGGNNNSGYNFYNNGGSNGGSVSSGPGVSGPGTNAPSVGGAGVGGFGSYYQGDGGFTSPTGTPKPAVKKPPMHQNNKPQGQAGQGGSFGQYQGFGPKKNFGQAQGGGGGGVGNFNYSTAYPSQVTGGQDYSYEGYNNQSNYNSQGGANQNFGGSPASFNSGPVGYGRGDPNMNYQYR
- the ilf3b gene encoding interleukin enhancer-binding factor 3 homolog isoform X1, with the translated sequence MPPPLRHRSMRIFVNDDRHVMAKHSAIYPTQEELEGVQNMVSHTERALKAVSDWLDEQEKGNTKGNTMESDGDCDKETEPKSLDQATRSLRGVMRVGLVAKGLLLKGDLDLELVLLCKDKPTITLLKKVSENLAVQLKLITEEKYDVKPCIRDATIVIKNSKEPPLTLTIHLTSPLVREEAEKQAAGETLSVNDPPDVLDRQKCLTALASLRHAKWFQARANGLRSCVIVIRILRDLCARVPTWAPLRGWPLELLCEKAIGTGNRPMGAGEALRRVLECLASGILMADGSGICDPCEKEPTDAISHMDRQQREDITQSAQHALRLSAFGQLHKVLGMDPLPSKMPRKPRSDTPIDYTVQIPPSTTYVPPMKRPMEEEESTDEKNPNKKKKKLQKKSPEEKADPPQAMNALMRLNQLKPGLQYKLISQTGPVHVPVFTMAVEVDGKNFEASGPSKRTAKLHVAVKVLQDMGLPTGVEQKVAEQVKPDEPVTTQETLPPVTQMEPEAAPTSDSPTDETARQQGPILTKHGKNPVMELNEKRRGLKYELISETGGSHDKRFVMEVEIDGQKFQGTGSNKKVAKAYAALAALEKLFPEGSNSEANKKKKMPPMHPTGFGMVSGPPADMMANPRGRGRGRGRGRGRGFNNGGGFNQGGYGTYGYGGNNNSGYNFYNNGGSNGGSVSSGPGVSGPGTNAPSVGGAGVGGFGSYYQGDGGFTSPTGTPKPAVKKPPMHQNNKPQGQAGQGGSFGQYQGFGPKKNFGQAQGGGGGGVGNFNYSTAYPSQVTGGQDYSYEGYNNQSNYNSQGGANQNFGGSPASFNSGPVGYGRGDPNMNYQYR
- the ilf3b gene encoding interleukin enhancer-binding factor 3 homolog isoform X2, translating into MPPPLRHRSMRIFVNDDRHVMAKHSAIYPTQEELEGVQNMVSHTERALKAVSDWLDEQEKGNTKGNTMESDGDCDKETEPKSLDQATRSLRGVMRVGLVAKGLLLKGDLDLELVLLCKDKPTITLLKKVSENLAVQLKLITEEKYDVKPCIRDATIVIKNSKEPPLTLTIHLTSPLVREEAEKQAAGETLSVNDPPDVLDRQKCLTALASLRHAKWFQARANGLRSCVIVIRILRDLCARVPTWAPLRGWPLELLCEKAIGTGNRPMGAGEALRRVLECLASGILMAGICDPCEKEPTDAISHMDRQQREDITQSAQHALRLSAFGQLHKVLGMDPLPSKMPRKPRSDTPIDYTVQIPPSTTYVPPMKRPMEEEESTDEKNPNKKKKKLQKKSPEEKADPPQAMNALMRLNQLKPGLQYKLISQTGPVHVPVFTMAVEVDGKNFEASGPSKRTAKLHVAVKVLQDMGLPTGVEQKVAEQVKPDEPVTTQETLPPVTQMEPEAAPTSDSPTDETARQQGPILTKHGKNPVMELNEKRRGLKYELISETGGSHDKRFVMEVEIDGQKFQGTGSNKKVAKAYAALAALEKLFPEGSNSEANKKKKMPPMHPTGFGMVSGPPADMMANPRGRGRGRGRGRGRGFNNGGGFNQGGYGTYGYGGNNNSGYNFYNNGGSNGGSVSSGPGVSGPGTNAPSVGGAGVGGFGSYYQGDGGFTSPTGTPKPAVKKPPMHQNNKPQGQAGQGGSFGQYQGFGPKKNFGQAQGGGGGGVGNFNYSTAYPSQVTGGQDYSYEGYNNQSNYNSQGGANQNFGGSPASFNSGPVGYGRGDPNMNYQYR
- the ilf3b gene encoding interleukin enhancer-binding factor 3 homolog isoform X4, with the protein product MPPPLRHRSMRIFVNDDRHVMAKHSAIYPTQEELEGVQNMVSHTERALKAVSDWLDEQEKGNTKGNTMESDGDCDKETEPKSLDQATRSLRGVMRVGLVAKGLLLKGDLDLELVLLCKDKPTITLLKKVSENLAVQLKLITEEKYDVKPCIRDATIVIKNSKEPPLTLTIHLTSPLVREEAEKQAAGETLSVNDPPDVLDRQKCLTALASLRHAKWFQARANGLRSCVIVIRILRDLCARVPTWAPLRGWPLELLCEKAIGTGNRPMGAGEALRRVLECLASGILMADGSGICDPCEKEPTDAISHMDRQQREDITQSAQHALRLSAFGQLHKVLGMDPLPSKMPRKPRSDTPIDYTVQIPPSTTYVPPMKRPMEEEESTDEKNPNKKKKKLQKKSPEEKADPPQAMNALMRLNQLKPGLQYKLISQTGPVHVPVFTMAVEVDGKNFEASGPSKRTAKLHVAVKVLQDMGLPTGVEQKVAEQVKPDEPVTTQETLPPVTQMEPEAAPTSDSPTDETARQQGPILTKHGKNPVMELNEKRRGLKYELISETGGSHDKRFVMEVEIDGQKFQGTGSNKKVAKAYAALAALEKLFPEGSNSEANKKKKMPPMHPTGFGMVSGPPADMMANPRGRGRGRGRGRGRGFNNGGGFNQGGYGTYGYGGNNNSGYSDFVSDSYGYHEFAT